Part of the Primulina huaijiensis isolate GDHJ02 chromosome 15, ASM1229523v2, whole genome shotgun sequence genome is shown below.
CTGAGGATGATAATCTAGCGGTGATATAATGATATGggaaaacttgaaaatttatgTTGGTTTTCTTATAATTTACATGTACGATGCATGGTTTTGCAGAAGAATTGGAGGTCTGTGATATTTTTTATCCTCTTGCAGGAGGAATATATTGAATGTTTTGGATTTTCTAACGAGGCCTAATGCATGTACTCTAGTGTCCGGAACAAGAGATAGAGTGAATTTGCACGAAAAGTTTAAGAAAGCTATCGAGTCATGGCTGCCTGGAACCTTGAATCAATGGAGAATGAAAGCAGAAGAGAAAAACAATCAGGAGAAAAAACTCTCTTTCTGGGAGTCGGCAACCGATTCCAAGGCAGGTGCCTTCAAGTTTTCCTTTTAAAAACTCATCTAAGGCAGCCTCCAAGACAAGGTTAAGGGTGATATTTcttaatttgattttagtttCATATTTTTTGCAACCGTAGAAGAATTGAGgaacaattttgatttttaagttTTGTTTCCCATTACCAAATAATAGTTTTTACAAAAAAGTCGACATTATTGATATAAGCAAACTGATCTCTTTCCTTCTGTTCACTGCATGgtttttttatttgatcaagAGTATATTGTGTTGATACTTCTCTGTATTTCTGCTCGATGCCGTGAAGTTTCCGTTAGTTTTAACGTTCTACCATAGATAAATTTTGCAGAAACTCCACTATTCTCAGCAGCTAGAATGTTTTTATTAGAGTGTTGATTTCATAGGAACTTTTGCATGAACTAAATATGCCACTTTTCATGATCATTTCACACTACATATCAAGatataacaacttaaaattgggTTGAGACTTCAACATATATGGGCAAAATTACCCCAAAAACTAATCGAAACAAATTGGGTTCAAGTAAATAGTTTTGAATATATGATATGTTATTCAAAAAGTCATTAaaactaatttaaaaaaatcctttaaaaattcTTCGACTtttaaacacaaaatatttaaataaaattattagtgataatttttggtaaaataacAAACGGTTCTCCTCAAAAACAAAAACCcaagaataataaaaaaactaacAGAAATGAACAAAAGGAGAAGATGGAAACAATTTTTGATAAGTACGTGAGACTAAATTAACATTCACCCATTCAATTCGACATGCTAACATAAGGATAAATAAGATAATTTGGGTTGCGTTTATGTTAGCATAAAGATAGTACGCTGAATCTAATACTCTAAAATTGATTTGGACTTGTGAgatctataaaaatatatagaccccgacaaaatcaaattaaaattagattttttaatttattgtcaGTGTATCTATCTTTATGCTAGTATCTCGTTAAACGATAATTTGATAATTACCTTTATAAACACCAATTTCCGCGTACACTTGTCCGATTAATCTTAGTTTCGAAAATATTATTAAGTAATGTTTCTTTCATACGTAAACGTGATTATCAAATATATTGTTTTCCAATAGAATTATGATTTGAtcgaaaaattgatttttaactACAAATTTAGTATATAATAATTTCCttgtttgtattattttttggagtaggtctcttgtgagaccgtctcacgaatctttatctgtgagatgaatCAATTCTAATGATATTCataatgaaaagtaatactcttagtataaaaagtaatatttttaatggatgacccaaataagagatccgtatcacaaaatatgactcgtGAGATCCTCTTagtttttatctattttttgtaTGATGGAATGAGAAATATGGAAGCTTGCCACCCAccatacatgcatttatttaCGTGGAATAATAATATTTCCTGTCCAACTTCATCTTCACTTTTCGAGAATCCAAAACCAATCAAACGAATCGATCCATTGATGTTTCCGGCCGAGTTGACTCAACAACTCACTTTTCACATTCCTCAATTTTCTCACTTCTTCCTCCATTCATTTTTCtgttgattttttgttttgttttgttttgatccATGATTCCTGAcgcttataataaaatatacgCGTTCATTTGCGTCCCCAGATTCTTATTATCATtaatgatttgaattttgttGTTCGTAATTCATTATCGTGCAGGCTTTAAAGTTGCATTCGTTTACGGTACTGCAAATTATTGGGTTTCTTGTTCAAGATTAATATCGTGTTGTATTGCTTCAGAAATATTTTGCTTTTCTGGCTTCAATTTAGGTTCCATTCATAAAAAAGATTGAGATTTTCGGGGTAGTTTCTCTGTTACATAGTCAAGATCGTCTTTCGGGGTTGAATTGTTTGAGGGCTTTTAGATTAAGGTTGTCTTGATCTGATATTGATGGTTGAAACCTATGTGGCTACAATGCTGTGAACGAGATCAACGAGGGCATGTTTGGATTCAAGAGGGTTAGGTATTATTTGAGGCTATCCAGCATTTGATGGGGAACACATGTGTAGGTCCAAACTTGGGCAAAAATGGCTTCTTACAATCCGTGACAGCTGCGGTGTGGAAAACTCGGCAGCCGGAGACCCTTCCGCCTCCCAATCAAGAACAGGAAGCCAGCAGTACTAAAAACAAGAATGGCGATCAAAACAATGTCAGCTCAGTTAGTCCAGATATCAAAATCTCTGATTCCGGTCAGGATTGTGTACAAAGCGTCCCGCCAACACCAATTAAAATTGCGGCTGAGGAAGCCAACTTCGTGGATCCCCAAAATCTGGTGAAGCCAGAGGTGAAGGGAGGTGATCATAGTAGTACAAATACTGACAATGCCACTAACAATCCCAAAGATGAGACAAAACATAATAAGCCTAGTCATATCAAGAGAGTTTCGAGTGTAGGACTGCAAGTTGAATCAGTTTTACAACGAAAAACAGAAAATCTAAAAGAGATATATAGTTTAGGGAAGAAGTTAGGACAAGGGCAATTTGGAACAACATATTTATGCGTGGAGAAGGGAACCAACAAAGAGTTTGCCTGCAAATCTATTCCAAAGAGGAAGTTAACTACAGAGGAGGATGTGGAGGATGTTAGGAGAGAGATTCAAATAATGCATCACTTGGCTGGACATCCTAATGTAATATCTATTGTAGGAGCTTATGAGGATGCCATGGCTGTTCATGTTGTAATGGAGCTTTGTGCGGGAGGAGAACTATTTGACAGGATCATACAAAGGGGCCATTATACAGAAAGAAAGGCCGCAGAGCTTGCTAGGATAATAGTTGGTGTTGTAGAAGCGTGTCATTCCTTGGGGGTTATGCATAGAGACCTGAAACCTGAGAATTTTCTTTTCGTTAATGAGCAAGAGGAGTCACCACTTAAGACCATTGACTTTGGGCTTTCAATGTTCTTCAAACCTGGTACTCATGCATGGGACTTTGATCTAGTTTTGTTTTGTGTATTTAGATATATGTCTTAGAGTTTCAGGTAATTCTGGAATTGTCCTCACAGAAATGGCCATTATTGTGATTTTGTGAATTAAATGAGGATGGAATGTTGTATAATCTTATCATTAACCTTTGTTATTGATTTTACATGATCTTGGATGATTTAGCGCAGAAATGCATGAATTTTCAAGATTAGCTAGACTCGCTCTCTCTGTAGGCCTATTTTTTGTATTCTAGTCTTGTTTTCGCAGTCTTGATTAggtttgaaaattataatttttcaggTGAAACATTTTCTGATGTGGTTGGAAGCCCATACTATGTAGCCCCTGAGGTTTTAAGGAAGCACTATGGCCCAGAATGTGATGTCTGGAGCGCAGGAGTTATTATTTACATTTTGTTGTGTGGAGTTCCACCTTTTTGGGATGGTAAGAAATTTTTCTCCatatttcttgttttctctcttcATACATATCTTATTATGCTTGAATCTAGCAGTTATCTGATTCCTTGCTTGAAATCTTGTGTTTTGAATCAGAATCGGAACAAGGAATATTCGAGCAGGTTCTTAAAGGGGAACTTGACTTTGTATCGGAACCTTGGCCTAGTATATCTGAAAGTGCAAAAGATCTAGTCAGAAAAATGCTTGTGCGAGATCCCAAGAAGCGGCTCACAGCCCATCAAGTTCTTTGTGAGTATACTGCATGTACATTTATGAATAGCCTTATAATATAACACCGCCTAGTTACCACTGCTGTCCTCTTGAGAAAATGCAGTGTCGTAGAAGGCCTGAAGATTAATTAAGAGTTGACCTAGATATGCATAAGaaattgttgatggtgttgacAAGGCTCATCATTCTGAAGGAAATGCATGCAATAGAATAGAAACTTGCATGAGTTTCAATCGAGcatttatttaaaagaatttattgtACTAACTACTTCCTCATACATCTGCATATTTGGAGGAAGATTTGATAGAGCATGTGAACTGTAGTCTTTTGACTGCTTAAGGATGAATGGATTCAAATTGTGAACGAATTTTATAAACACAATACATTTGTGCAGGCCATCCATGGTTACAAGTTAATAGTGAAACTCCAGATAAGCCTCTTGATTCAGCTGTTCTCTCTCGTCTGAAGCAATTTTCTGCCATGAATAAACTCAAGAAGATAGCCATCAGGGTATTTTATTAcagtttttttgttgttttacaGCCCACCTgtggccaaaaaaaaaaaaatgaacgcGTTGAATTTACCAGACTTCATTCACTGAAAATCTGCAAGTGTTTTTCGTCCTAAAAGAGAGCAAAAAATATGGTAGATGCATTTTTCTACTTTTTACAAATCGATTATCTCATCAATAGGTtatagctgaaagtctctcaGAGGAGGAGATTGCTGGGCTAAaggaaatgtttaaaatgatagaTGTGGATAACAGTGGACAGATCACTCTCGAAGAACTGAAAAACGGTTTGGAAAGAGTTGGTGCCGATCTGAAAGAGACTGAAATAGTTAGACTGATGCAAGCTGTAAGTACAGATTATTTATCTTTGAGAAATTTCATTCTTTAATCGTTAATCCTAAACAATGAATCTATGAAGTATGACTAATCACCAGATGACTTCCTTAATAAGGGATCTGACATCAAGAAAATTTCTTCCAGTCAACATCCTAACACCTTTTATTTCCTTGATAATTCAGGCTGATATTGACAATAGTGGAACCATAGACTATGGAGAATTTGTGGCAGCAATGCTGAATTTAAACAAAGTTCAGAGAGAAGATCACTTGTTTGcggctttttcatattttgacAAAGATGGTAGTGGTTATATCACACGGGATGAGCTCCAACTGGCTTGTGAGCAATTTGGCCTAGGAGATGTTCACCTAGAAGAAATAATACGCGAAGTTGATCAGGATAATGTATATTATTTTCTCTAATATGAACTTTCAAATTTGGAAGAAAAGATTGTCTTACCAGTTTCACACATTTTTCAGGATGGTCGGATTGACTACAGTGAATTCGTGGCCATGATGCAAGACACTGGTTTTGGGAAGAAGGGACTCAAAACAGTTTAAAGATGGGGCTAAAGGGCACTTGTAAGTCAAATAATCCTTGAAACATTCATGTTCGTTACTTGTGTAAATTTTGCTTTTgatatgaaaaaggaaaatttgatgcattttgttGTAAAGATCAAGTTGGAATTTAGATCAGGAACATGAGCATTGCCCTGTCCTTTTAGTTCgaactttttttttgttctttccaTAGGTGGTTTTTTTGTAATGAAATTGTTGATCTGCAATTccatttaattttcttaatttataagATCTGAGCCATGTAACTGATTATGACAATCACTGACTCCTTTCTGGTTGTTAGACATTATAATATACTATTACGTCTAACCTCTAGTAGGAAGTGGGAATTAAAAAACTTATAAGATAATGTattttttggatcaaaacatTCATTGGTagggaaaataattaaaatcctcTCTTTTTCCTGGAGATGAGTTGTACCTGTTATGTGCTTGTTGTGTTTACCCCCATTCAACGCGTTTTCAGTTGCTCTTCACAGCTTTTAAAGCTGATCTAGATACGGTAAgattgactgatattattcAATCCTGTGCTTCGTTTACTCTCATTTCAGATTTTATCGAAATTTGTTATTGGCCATAAATCGGTAAATATAACTTGACATTTTGACTTTCTCCAAATCTAATAGCGATTAAGAAATGATAAAGAGAGTTTATATTGTAATCATAGACAAGATGGACAGGTAATATAAACAGCCATCATCAACACGCCACACCCGATGCCCACCTGTTGAACCTCTCATGCGAGTATCCTTAACCAACCAAGTAATCGAAGAAGCTGTAAAAATGTGAAGAATGTGGTTTCCTTCTGGAATCAAGAATGGTTGGAATGCTAAAAAATATACTTCCATAAGGATCTTCTAAAATTTTCCAATCAGCCTACAAATCAGGTATCAGGAAGCGAGATACAATAACAAAGAAGTAACTCCCCATTCAGAGCTCTGAAATCAACATTTTACCTCAAGTGCAAAATGGTGAAAATCAGTATTTGGTGGCAAAACATCAGCTTTAACTCCCATGTGTATAGACAAAAACGATGGGGCTTTAATATATAATCTTTGAAAACTTGCTTCTTCTTCAGGCAAATCTTCCATTTTTAAGAGCTTGCGTACTAAAATAAATTCACAGTAACATGATTCTGTGTAAAATAGTCGAACAAAAAAGCAAGCACATCAAGAAATGGTCGAACCGAGTTCATGGGAACAAACCAAATTTATCCCATCTAGTGGCATTCGAGATTATGGTCCTTGCAAGGAATCGCCTCCCATCTGAAAGATTCACCCCCACCTGCAAGAAAGGGGAACGAGATATCTTCACACTAACAGATCTTAAAACGCAAAACACACTAACAAGTGACTCGGGAGCTGTTACACTCACAGCTTTTCCATTTTCGACCATAATATTTGTTACATTTGCTTTGTCTAGTATCTCACTCCCCTGATTAACCAAGCCTTTTGCTAACGACTTGGCGATTCTCCAACTGCATAGTTGGTTTCCACTGGACTGAAAGTAACTTATTTTGTAAGATGATTTGGGTTCAGATTTAAATGGTATAATAGATATAACACCAGGGATTGTCTCACGTGGTTCATCATCTCCCACACCATATTCTTGAAGGGCGCCACTGCATTTCGTTTCATGCACTGTACATAGACAATGTGTCCTGAGGCAAATTTCAATCTTTGTTCGACAGCTTGCTTAATGAACTTCTTTCGATCTTTACAAAGCTTAACAGCCTCTTCGTCATCCAGCTTCGATAGCGAACATCCCATTTTTCTGCAGCTTATTATTTCTTGCTTGAGACTCCATTTAACTTCTTCAGATTTGAATCAAAATTGTCTTCGCCAGACACATAAAGAATTCTACTATCTATTCAGGAGGAAATAAGGCATGTCTATGCCTAACAGTGAAATCCATGAAGGCTCAATATGATATAAAAACGCAATTCAACAACACCATAATATTTCAGGCACACGTTATCTCAAAAATCTTCAACTTTAACAGATAAACTGCACCTGCAACAAGAAACATCATATTAAGATTTAGCATGTTATGTGATTTTCATTGGTCAGAATATGGAAACTATTAGTCTAAAGTAATAATTCCATGACTTATTATGCATGAGAATGGAGCATaaaatactattatattaatGGGATGGCTTCCTCTGCAGGTAGGTCTTTCTCATGCTTTGTGAGGGGATGATAGTCATTTTTAAGCAAGTATGTCGAACccacatatgtatatatatatttatttaaaacaaaatctATTTAGGTTTTGATGTGAGTAGCCCCCATACTTACACACAAGAAAAATAGCAGAAGAAAAGAATACGTCGAAGGAAGAAATTCGGATATTTCATCTTCCTGTTCATGAATATTTGAGTACCAAGATTAGCGGTTTAGATCACAGTTTCTATCTTTTATTTGCATGTATTAATCGATGAGAGTGTCAAACTTGTATTTGAGTTTATTGTTGAGTTCCACCTAAGGGTGTACGTGAACCAAATCGAGCCGTACATGAAGAATTCTAAAGTTCGAATGAGATACATTTGATCTCGAATTTGGTCTGAAAAAGTATTTGATCAATTCATTGCAAGAAAAAGGCTTAAAACAGattagaaaaaatatttcttgaagCACCATTTAACTATGAAAACTTAAGACATAAGATATAGGAGCCAAACTCTCGGACAAAACCCGTTTGTAGTGTTTTATAAGTGTAAAAATCTAAAGCGCCTGTAAAATATTATCCACAGCTCTTGAATGAGGAGAGCTGCTCTTACTCTATGTAGTGtttaattgtataaaaaataaacatgaaaattcatgtgatttcTAATAGGAACACATGATAACTgctatatattat
Proteins encoded:
- the LOC140959952 gene encoding calcium-dependent protein kinase 20-like, which produces MGNTCVGPNLGKNGFLQSVTAAVWKTRQPETLPPPNQEQEASSTKNKNGDQNNVSSVSPDIKISDSGQDCVQSVPPTPIKIAAEEANFVDPQNLVKPEVKGGDHSSTNTDNATNNPKDETKHNKPSHIKRVSSVGLQVESVLQRKTENLKEIYSLGKKLGQGQFGTTYLCVEKGTNKEFACKSIPKRKLTTEEDVEDVRREIQIMHHLAGHPNVISIVGAYEDAMAVHVVMELCAGGELFDRIIQRGHYTERKAAELARIIVGVVEACHSLGVMHRDLKPENFLFVNEQEESPLKTIDFGLSMFFKPGETFSDVVGSPYYVAPEVLRKHYGPECDVWSAGVIIYILLCGVPPFWDESEQGIFEQVLKGELDFVSEPWPSISESAKDLVRKMLVRDPKKRLTAHQVLCHPWLQVNSETPDKPLDSAVLSRLKQFSAMNKLKKIAIRVIAESLSEEEIAGLKEMFKMIDVDNSGQITLEELKNGLERVGADLKETEIVRLMQAADIDNSGTIDYGEFVAAMLNLNKVQREDHLFAAFSYFDKDGSGYITRDELQLACEQFGLGDVHLEEIIREVDQDNDGRIDYSEFVAMMQDTGFGKKGLKTV